In the Saccharococcus thermophilus genome, CCCCTGCTAAAAGAAGTTGTCATATATACTTGTCCGAGCCCATAACTATATAACGAACAGAAGCAAACGCAGGCACTCCCAAGGCGAACATGAATCTCGGACCGCGCCTGGATGGGAACGATGTCCGCTTGTGCTGGAAAAATGAATAGTTGGAGGCTCGGCTATATGAAACGGATAAAACCACTTATGGCACTTCTTGCGTGTTTATTTGCCGTCGTACTACTCGTTCCAACGATATTAGTCCTTCCATTCCATGAAGGGACAGTCGCAACATTAACAGAAGAGCTGCGCCAGCAAGAAACGGTGCAACATCCCAAAACAGTTGAAAGCGGGCCGACCGTCGAAGTCGCTGTATATCGCAGCAAACAAAAGCGCATTGATCATATTCCGCTCGAACAGTATGTCATCGGCGTCGTTGCGGCGGAAATGCCGGCCGAATTCGAGCTCGAAGCATTAAAGGCACAAGCGCTTACGGCAAGAACGTACATCGTCAGACAGCTGTTAAACGACCAGCCGATCAGCTTGCCAAAGGGAGCGAATGTGACCGATACGGTGATGCATCAAGTCTACTACAGCAATGACGAACTAAAACGTTTATGGGGCAGCGACTACGACTGGAAAATAAAAAAGATTACGAAAGCGGTGCTAGAAACGCGCGGACAAATTTTAACGTATGACAACCAGCCGATCGAAGCGTCGTTTTTTTCGACAAGCAACGGCTATACGGAAAACTCGGAAGCATATTGGGAAAACGAATTTCCTTACTTAAAAAGCGTAGCCAGCCCGTGGGATAAAAAATCGCCGAAATTTTATCACCAAAAGGTCATGTCGGTGGCGGAATTTGAACGCAAACTAGGAGTGAAACTGCCGGAAGACGGTTCAGTCGGCGTCATTTTATCGCGCACGCCGGGGAAACGTGTCGATGTCGTCGAAATCAACGGCAAAAAATTTAAAGGAAGAGAAATACGCGAAAGGCTCGATTTAACCTCGACCGATTTTACATGGGTGCGCAAAGGCGATGAAATTATCATTACGACGAAAGGATACGGCCATGGCGTCGGCATGAGCCAGTACGGAGCCAATTTTATGGCGCAGGAAGGAAAGACGTACGACCAAATCGTCAAATATTATTACCGCGGAGTGAAAATCTCTTCGGCGACCGCGTTTTTAAATAAGATGACCGCAAAAAAATAGAGGCGGAAACCGTCTCTATTTTTTTGCATAAAATCACAAATGTTTTCAAAAAATAAATGAAAAAAGTTGTTTTTACGTGTATATATTTTCCTCTTTCTGTTCAAAATGGTTGCTGAGGTGATGAATATGAGAGAGGAAGAAAAGAAACCAAATTTGATCAAAAAACCAAGTTTACAGCGTTGGTGGAGAAAGCGTTGGGTATTTCCAGCTATTTATTTATCTTGCGCCGCTCTTATTTTAGCAGGAGCGCTTTGGTTCCAAAACAAGCATAACGGAAAAACAGGAAAAGATGAATCCGAATATAGCCAAAGCGGAACTTCGCAACACAATGAGCCGGCTGTTCCAGTCAACGAAGCGGTAGAAAAATTCACCATGCCAGTCCTTGATCCAAATTCCGTGGAGATTAAAACACCGTTCTACGATGACAAAGCATCGCAAGAAGAACAGGAAGCAGCTCTCGTCTTTTATGATAATACGTATCATCCAAACCGCGGAATTGACATCATCCGCAAAGACGGCAAAACGTTTGATGTTACCGCTTCTTTAAGCGGCACGGTCACGAAAGCGGAAAAAGACCCAATTTTAGGATACGTTGTAGAAATCAACCATGAAAATGGCGTCACCACCGTTTATCAATCGCTTGCCGACGTCAAAGTAAAAGCGGGCGACAGCGTCAAACAAGGAGAGATCATCGGCAAAGCGGGGCAAAGCCAATTCAACCAAGAAGCTGGCATCCACGCCCACTTCGAAATCCGCAAGGACAGCAAGCCGGTTAATCCAATCGACTACATCGACAAACCGCTTACGGCGCTGACGGAACAAAAAGCTGGAAATGACAATGCAACTGGAAATGCCAATACATCCGAACAAAACAACGCGACATCCACCGATGACCAAACGAAGTCCAATCAACAGCCATCCTCGGATCAACAGATGAAATCCAATGAAGAGGCACCATCAACCGATGAAGGCACCACGACACCAAGCGAGGAAAAACAAAATGATGCCTCTTCCTACAAAACGCCAGATGCCTCGATCGGGATGGCAAGAACGTAACAAGCGATCGCTTGTTTCCTTCTCACTACGCGGAAGGAGACAAGCGATTTTTTTGTGGAAACAGAAAAGGAAAAACATTTCGGAAAGCGAATAGTTAGCGATAGAGTGAGGATCAGGAGGGGAGTACGATGGACTATTTATATTATCCATATCCGTCGCAGCGGATGACGACATTCGCGTCCAATGGCATGGTGGCGACCTCACAGCCGCTCGCTGCCCAGGCCGGGTTGGACATCTTAAAAAAAGGCGGAAACGCGATCGACGCGGCGATTGCGACCGCCGCCTGCCTGACGGTCGTCGAGCCGACCTCGAACGGCATTGGCAGCGATGCGTTTGCCATCGTGTGGACGAACGGCAAGCTGTACGGATTAAACGCCAGCGGCCATTCGCCGAAGTCGATCTCGATCGAGGCGGTAAAAGAACGGGGATATCAAGAAATACCGAAACACGGCTGGATTCCGGTCACCGTGCCCGGAGCGCCGGCAGCGTGGGCGGCGCTGTCCAAGCGGTTTGGCAAGCTGCCGCTTACGGAAGTATTAAAACCGGCAATCGAGTATGCGGAAAACGGCTATCCGGTGTCCCCGACGTTAGGGAAGTACTGGAAGGCTGCCTTTCAAACCTATCAAAAAACATTAAAAGGTCCGGAGTTTGCCAGCTGGTTTGAAACGTTCGCGCCAAACGGGCGCGCACCGAAAATCGGCGAAAAATGGGCGTCGCAAGACCATGCCAACACGCTCCGCCTCATTGCCGAAACGAACGCGGAAAGCTTTTACCGCGGCGAATTAGCCGAGAAAATCGCCGCCTATTCCAAACAATACAACGGTTTTTTAGATCTCGATGATTTAGCCGAGTATGAGCCGGAATGGGTCGAGCCGATCTCTGTCCATTACCGCGGTTATGACGTGTGGGAAATCCCGCCAAACGGCCAAGGCCTTGTCGCTTTAATGGCGCTCAATATCATGAAAGGATTCGCCGTTCCGGAAGTTCCGACAGTGGAAACATACCACCAGCAAATCGAGGCGATGAAGCTGGCATTTGCCGACGGGAAGGCGTATATTGCGGACCGCCGTTGTATGCAACATCGCGTCGAGGAATTGCTGTCCGAGACGTTTGCCGAAACGAGACGAGCGCTGATTGGCGAAGAAGCGCTGTTTCCGGCGCCGGGAACGCCGCCAAAAGGAGGAACCGTATATTTAGCAACGGCGGACGGGGAAGGCAATATGGTCTCGTTTATTCAAAGCAACTATATGGGCTTTGGCTCCGGCCTGGTCGTGCCAGGCACCGGCATCGCCCTGCAAAACCGCGGCCATAACTTTGCGTTTGACGAACATCATGTCAACCGGCTGGCACCAAGGAAAAAACCGTACCATACGATCATTCCGGGATTTTTGACAAAAGGCGGCGAGCCGGTCGGACCGTTCGGCGTCATGGGTGGATTTATGCAGCCGCAAGGGCATTTGCAAGTGATCATGAACACGATCGATTTCCATCTCAATCCGCAAGCCGCGCTCGATGCGCCAAGATGGCAATGGACAGGAGGCAAAAACGTGCTCGTCGAGCCGCATTTTCCGCGCCATATCGCCGAAGCGCTGGCGCGAAAAGGGCACGACATCCACGTTTCCCTCGATGCAGGCACGTTTGGGCGCGGACAAATCATTTGGCGCGACCCGCGTTCAGGCGTGCTGATCGGCGGAACCGAGCCGCGCACCGACGGCGCTGTCGCCGCTTGGTAATTGTCGGCTGCCAGCGGAAAGCGATGGATGATCAGCCCCCGCTTCCATTAGGGAAGGCCAACGTAAGTGAAAAACCTGCCTGTAATGGGCAGGTTTTTTGCGCGTCTATTCGACCGTAAACGTAATCGTCGCTTTCGCGTTTGGCCAGTTTTTATCCGCAAGCCACCATTCGAGCGTGTAATGGCCCGGCGGCAAATCGGTAAACGTTTCCTTAAAAACGAGCGCTTCCCCTTGTTTTAACGGACGTTCTTCATAAATTTGCGTAAACAATTTTCCTTCGCTGAACTGCTTCACTTTTTTGCCGTCACGATACAAAATGTAATCATATTTTTTCCCGCTGGTAAATGTCACTATCTGCATGCGTTCGGTTTGATTTTTTACTTTAAACGTCACGACGTATTTTCCATCTTTTTTCTCGTACGTTAATGACGGTTCGAGCGCCCCGGCGATCATCCCTCGCTCTACTTGCGATTTTGCTCGTGAAACATCATCTTTTGCCTTTGGCCGTTCCTCTCCATTGCCCGAAAAAAGCATACCGATTGCCGTCACCCCCACAGCGAGGCCTATTAGCCCGATGATCCGTCCTTTTCCCAACGTTGTCCACTCCTTTCTATTATAGTCGTTCCCATTTTTCATCTTGTTACAAGAAACAAAAAAATTATGAAAAAAATCCTTGTCCTCCTTGATATTTCTGGTATATATGCCCGATTTGTCTAATAAAATGTTACAAATTGAACAACAACGAGAGTGTTTGAGGTGGGGATCGTTCCATAACAGCACGGATGCATGCTCGAGATGTTTCCAAAATGCACAAGTAGAAGTGGTTTTCATCATCCACGAGGCGAGTCTCATTTCACACTCCTCACATCCAACTTAGGGAGGGCGAGTGGTGTGCACGATTACATCAAAGAGCGTACGATCAAGATTGGAAAGTACATCGTGGAGACGAGGAAAACCGTTCGCGTGATCGCGAAAGAGTTCGGTGTTTCCAAAAGCACAGTTCACAAAGATTTAACCGAGCGGCTCCCGGAAATTAATCCGGAGCTGGCCCAGGAAGTCAAACAAATTCTCGATTATCATAAATCCATTCGTCATTTACGCGGAGGAGAAGCGACGAAGAAAAAGTACAAAAAACAAGCCGTTAAAAACAATTAACTTTTTTTCCTTGCGGTCTGCCTTTGTGATAAAAATAGTATCATTCTCCTAATCAAATATGGTAAAATAATCAATTAGGAGTAATTTGAGGGCAGAGGCAAGGAGGATCTATATGTTTTCTAGAGATATTGGCATTGACCTGGGCACGGCGAACGTACTCATTTTTGTCAGAGGAAAAGGAATTGTGCTCAATGAGCCGTCCGTCGTCGCGATTGATAAAAACACGAACAGGGTGCTCGCTGTCGGCGAAGAAGCAAGGCGAATGGTAGGACGTACTCCTGGGAATATCGTTGCCATTCGGCCGCTCAAAGACGGGGTAATTGCTGATTTCGACATTACGGAAGCGATGTTGAAACACTTTTTAAGCAAGCTCGATGTCAAAGGCTTTTTCGCCAAACCGCGCATTTTAATTTGTTGCCCGACCAACACGACATCGGTAGAACGGAAAGCGATCAAAGAGGCAGCGGAAAAAAGCGGCGGCAAAAAAGTGTACTTGGAGGAAGAGCCAAAAGTAGCGGCCATTGGCGCAGGAATGGACATTTTCCAGCCGTGCGGAAACATGGTGGTGGATATCGGCGGTGGCACGACCGATGTGGCGGTTCTCTCCATGGGAGACATTGTCACCGCCTCCTCCATTAAAATGGCTGGGGACAAGTTCGATATGGAAATTTTGAATTATATCAAACGGGAATATAAGCTGCTCATCGGCGAACGGACCGCGGAAGAAATCAAGATCAAAGTCGCAACTGTATTCCCAGGCGCACGTGACGAAGAAATTGAAGTTCGCGGTCGTGACCTTGTCACAGGACTGCCGCGCACGATTGCGATCCGCTCCGCGGAAATTGAAAAGGCGCTGCGCGAGCCAGTGGCGATGATTGTACAAGCTGCCAAAAGCGTACTAGAGCGCACCCCGCCGGAACTGTCGGCTGATATTATTGACCGTGGCGTCATTTTAACGGGCGGCGGCGCGCTGTTGCACGGCATCGACCAATTGCTCGCCGAAGAGCTGAAAGTGCCGGTGTTTATTGCGGAAAATCCGATGGACTGCGTCGCGCTCGGAACGGGGATCATGCTTGAAAACATCGACCGCGCTCCAGGACAGCAGCTCGTGTAACGAGATTGGGAAACAAGACGAATAGCTACCGTTAGGAAATGGTACCTATTCGTTTCTTTGGCTTTATTGTCTTATAATGATAGTAAAATGCCACCAATAAGCGAGGTGACTGTCCTTGTTGCGGGGATTGTATACAGCGGCGAGCGGCATGCTGACGCAGCAGCGCCGCGTGGAAATGTTAACGAACAACATCGCCAACGCCAATACGCCTGGGTATAAAGCCGACCAAGCGGCATTGCGCGCGTTTCCCGAACTGCTCCTTTCCCGTTTGGACGAAGAGACCGTACCGGCAAAACCACCGCGTTCGTTTCCATTGCAGCCGGCGGTCGGGTCGTTCAACACAGGGGTTTACATGCAGGAGCTGATTCCAAACTTTAGCCAAGGCGACATAAAAAAAACGGGGCAGCCGACCGACATCGCCTTAGTCAACGGAACGCTTCCGGTTGACGCGGCGACGGGACAGCGAGGCGCGCTCTTTTTCGTCGTGCAAAATGAAAACGGCGACATCCGCTACACAAGAAACGGCAATTTCACCATCAATCCGCAAGGGTTTCTCACGACAAACGACGGCTGGTACGTATTAGATGAAAACGGCCGGCGCATCCAGCTGCCAAGCACGAATTTCACCGTCAGCGCCGACGGGACGATCACTGTGGCCAACCGCCGCATTGCGAGAATCAACATCGCGTTTGCCGCCAATCCGAATACGCTCGTGAAAGAAGGAAACGGCCTATTCCGCAGCAATAACGGCACACTGCCGAGCGCGCTTGGCAATCCAAACGTGACCTATACACTCAAACAAGGCTTTATCGAACGCTCGAATGTCGATCTGGACCGCACTATGACGGAGCTTTTGTCCGCGTACCGTGCCTTTGAAGCGAACCAAAAAATTGTACAAGCCTATGACCGAAGCATGGATAAAGCCGTCAACGAAATCGGCCGTCTGAAATAACAATGAGGGGGACATGCATGTGTTACGATCGATGCTTACCGCCGCCAATACGATGAATCAGCTCCAGAAGCAGCTCGATGTCATCAGCAACAACATTGCCAACAGCGACACGACCGGCTTTAAACGGCGCGACACGAATTTCGCCGAGCTGCTCGCCCAGCAGTTTAACGATTTGCCGAATGACAGCGCCAACCGCCTGACGCCACCCGGCGTGCGCTTCGGCGTCGGCGCGCGCCTTGCCGAGACAAATGTCGTGTTAACGCAAGGGGCGCTGACGCAAACGGGCCGCGCTTTAGACGTGGCGCTGACAAAGGAAGACCAGTTTTTTCGCGTCCTTCTCCATGGCGAAAACGGCGCACAGGAGATCGGCTATACAAGAGCGGGGGCGTTTTACTTAACGCCGTCCACCGCAACCCCCAATGAGTGGATGCTGGTCACGAGCGACGGCAACCCGGTGCTCGACGAAAACAACCGACCGATTTTGCTTCCGGACGGCTTTAAAGACATCCGCATTTCCAATAACGGCACGCTGACGGCTACCGCTCCCGATGGCCGCGTCCTGGCACGCGCCAATCTCGGAATTACGACGATGCTGCGGCCGCAGCTGTTGCAGTCGGCGGGAGACAACGTATTTACGCTTCCGAATTTGAACGCGTTAAACGTCAATGCCGCCGATGTGGCGGTCAACATGACCGGCAATGCGCGCGCGCAAATCGCCATGACACAAGGGGCGCTCGAGCGGTCGAACGTCGACCTTGGTACGGAAATGACCGACATGATGATCGCTGAACGCGCGTATCAGCTCAACGCCCGCGCCATTTCGCTTTCCGAGCAAATGCTCGGCTTGATTAACGGAATCCGTTCCTCATAAGGAGACATTCATATGAATGAACAACAGCGCGAGGAAAACCGAGAATCAAAAGAAAAAGTGCAGAAAGATGAAACGCGGACCGAACGGCGCTTCCGTTTCCAACGCACCCGTCTCATCCCGATTTGGCTGCGGTTGATTATTGTTGCCGTGCTGATGGCGATCAGCCTTGCCGCCGGAGCGATGATCGGCTATGGCGCCATCGGCGGCCGAAACCCGTTCGAGGTGTTCCAACGCTCCACATGGCAACATATCATCGACTTCGTCGAAAAAGGCACGCAGCGCAAATAACGATCGTTGGGAGGCGGCTGCCTTCCTTTTCTGCATCACCGTAACCGAAAGGAGGTATACATATGCTCGACATTCAACAAATTCAAGCGATCATTCCGCACCGCTATCCGTTTTTATTAGTGGACCGCATCCTGGAAATCGAAGAAGGAAAACGCGCCGTCGGCATCAAAAACGTCAGCGCCAACGAAGCGTTTTTCGCCGGCCATTTTCCTGAATATCCCGTCATGCCTGGCGTCTTAATCGTTGAGGCGTTGGCCCAAGTCGGCGCGGTCGCGATGCTGAAAAAAGAAGAAAACCGCGGACGCCTCGCCTTTTTCACCGGCATCGACAACTGCCGCTTTAAAAAGCAAGTCAAACCAGGCGACCAGCTCCGCCTCGAAGTCGAAATCATCCGCGCCCGCGGCACGATCGGCAAAGGCAAAGGTGTCGCTACCGTTGACGGCGAACTCGTCTGCGAAACAGAGCTGATGTTTGCCCTTGGCGATAAGCAAGGCGAATGAAACGAAGCTCTCCTTTCACCGATGAAAGGAGAGCCTGTTTGTTTTGTGTATGGTAAAATAAACGTCAAGAAGGAGGTGAGACAATGGAACGGTTGATGGAACAAATTCTTTTTGAGTTAAAAGAAATGCGGGTGGACCTAAACGAAGTAAAACAAAGCCAAAAGCAGCTGGAGTCCGATGTCCGCACGCTACAGGAGGCGGCTGCCGAACTACAGGAGGGACAAGCGCGGGTCGAACAAACGATCGGCAGGCTTTCACAAAGCATCATTGACAGCTTAGCTCCTTATTTTGACCAAATTACCCAGCATATCGATGAACGGTATGAAGAGATCCATGACAAATTACATTAACACGAGCGGATGATCGAAACCCTCTCCTATCGTTCCCTCTCCCAAGAAACCGAACTCAAAGACCTCAAACGAATGATGCAACATTCCTGATCAAATGCATGAAATTCTCCTTTCTGGGAAACATAAGCAAGGACCGGTCTTTACATAAAGGTCACAATATTCACAGAAAGGAGAAACAACAATGAAGAAAAAATGGCTTTTATTGAAGCTGTTTTGCGCGTTCGTCGCCATGATGGTTGCGGCAGGCTGCAACCTAAACAATGACAATCAAAATCCGCCGCCGCCAAACAACAACGTTGACCGAAATAACAACATCGATCGAAATGACAACTTCAATCGGAATAACAAAAATAACATCAACGATAAGGATATGAACCCGGCGGACGATATTAATCAAAGAGATGACGCCAACAACAAGAATAAAGGCGATTTGAACGACAATAAAAACAATCGCCTGATGCCGGGCAACGACACGAACAACGGACCTGGCGACGATGAAAACGATAGAGTTCCTGATCGCGAAGATCCAATCGAAGACCCAAAAGATACAAGAGATAAAGATAACAAAGACGAATAAGGAAAAAGGTTGCCTCAACGAACAAATGGGGCAACCTTTTTCTGTTTATAACGGACAAAAATGGTGATTTTTTCATCGCTCCATCGTTGCAACCAAGGCGTTTCTGTGATGGAGGAAATGATGACCAACGGATTTTGTCTAGATATATCGATTGGTATCGTTTATAATGAGTACGGTATTATATTTGGCAGCTATTTTTTAGGAGGTACAATTACCATCATGGAAGAAACCATCAGCCTGCGTGAACTATTCGCCCGGACACCGACTTGTCCATGAAAGACGGCCAAAAGCGCTGGGCGGACTATTTAGCCGACTATTTTATCGCAAATAAAAGCGTACCCCGCAAATATTGGAGGTACGCTTTTTCCATTACGACGTGGTTTTCAGCTCCAAATGTTCTTTTAATTTATTCGAAATGGCGAGCCGCTCCTTCTCCGGAACAAGCAAGTAGTAAATGCCATTAATTTTCGTCCCCTGTCCGGTAATATGCAGCTGCTCGATGTGCTGGCGGGCGTCTTTGTAATTCGCCTGAATCTCTTTCATCTCGTCAAACGTTAAGTTTGTTTTAATATTTTTCCCAATCGCCGCTAACACATCGCTATAATTAGCGAGCGACGAAAAGCTTGCTCCTTTTTCGATGATCGCTTGAATAATTTGCTTCTGCCGATCCTGACGGCCAAAATCCCCGCGCGGGTCTTCTTTGCGCATGCGCGAATATTTGAGCGCTTTGTCGCCATCTAGCGTAATTTTTCCTTTCGGGAAGGTCGTCCCCTCATACGTAAACGCAAACGGGTTGTCCACCGTCACTCCGCCGACCGCATTGACAATGTCGCGGAAGCTTTCCATATTGACCTTAATATAATAATCAATCGGAATATCCAAAAAATGTTCGACGGTCGCCATCGTCATCTCCACCCCGCCAAACGCATAGGAGTGGTTGATTTTATCTTTCGTTCCTTTGCCAACAATTTCCGTTCTTGTGTCGCGTGGAACGCTGACCATTTCTATGGATTTTTTATTCGGATTGACCGTCATCACAATTAATGAATCGGCGCGGCCGCGATCTCCTTTCCGCTCATCCACCCCGATGAGCAAAATTGAAATCGGCGTCTTCTTCTCAAACGATACCTCATCATTTCGCTTCTCCGATTTCCAGTTCACATCTTCATGCATTTGATTCAATGTCTGTTTGACGTTGTGATACACTGAATAGGCGAATGCTCCCGTACCAATGAGAAGTACGGCGACAATCCCGCCGATCCAGCGCAGCCATTTTTTCTTTTTTCGACGTTTTGCTCTCATGTGTAACCTTCCTTTTAGTATCAAATTTGCATGCAACTATTAAGATTATAGAGTGTTTTTTTTTGCTATACAACTAGAAGAGATACAATAATTAGTAATTTTTTATATAGTAACCATAATTTTACTAAAAAACATAAAAAGATATTCCTAATTATACAAAATGCACTAATGATAGTATCGCTTTTTATGTTAACATAATTTAGTTAGATCGAATAACAAGGAGGAGCGGGGCTGATCGTATGGGCACCTGTCACTTGTCGAAAAAAAGCTCTTTATAACCTCGGCAACGGCTTAGGCTATTCCGTTAAAGAAGTGATGGAAACATGTGGAAAAGTCATCGACCGCAAAGCTGTCATTGAATCCACCGACCGCCGCCCGGGTGCCCCGGCGCGCCTTGTCGCCTCCTCGGAGAAGATTTGATAAGGAACTGGACTGGAAAGCGGAATATGCGCTTGAAGATATTATCTTTAATGCATGGAAGCGGCATAGTGGAAATGTGAAGGAAATACAGAGACTCCTGCTGAAGGAGTGTTGTCAGCGGGAGGCTGAATTGCCCGTCTTCATCAATCAATCAGTGTTAAAATCCAATCTTTTAAGTCAATAATACGTAAATGTTTTGGGGACGAATCTGTACCAGTTACAATC is a window encoding:
- the spoIID gene encoding stage II sporulation protein D, with translation MKRIKPLMALLACLFAVVLLVPTILVLPFHEGTVATLTEELRQQETVQHPKTVESGPTVEVAVYRSKQKRIDHIPLEQYVIGVVAAEMPAEFELEALKAQALTARTYIVRQLLNDQPISLPKGANVTDTVMHQVYYSNDELKRLWGSDYDWKIKKITKAVLETRGQILTYDNQPIEASFFSTSNGYTENSEAYWENEFPYLKSVASPWDKKSPKFYHQKVMSVAEFERKLGVKLPEDGSVGVILSRTPGKRVDVVEINGKKFKGREIRERLDLTSTDFTWVRKGDEIIITTKGYGHGVGMSQYGANFMAQEGKTYDQIVKYYYRGVKISSATAFLNKMTAKK
- a CDS encoding M23 family metallopeptidase encodes the protein MREEEKKPNLIKKPSLQRWWRKRWVFPAIYLSCAALILAGALWFQNKHNGKTGKDESEYSQSGTSQHNEPAVPVNEAVEKFTMPVLDPNSVEIKTPFYDDKASQEEQEAALVFYDNTYHPNRGIDIIRKDGKTFDVTASLSGTVTKAEKDPILGYVVEINHENGVTTVYQSLADVKVKAGDSVKQGEIIGKAGQSQFNQEAGIHAHFEIRKDSKPVNPIDYIDKPLTALTEQKAGNDNATGNANTSEQNNATSTDDQTKSNQQPSSDQQMKSNEEAPSTDEGTTTPSEEKQNDASSYKTPDASIGMART
- a CDS encoding gamma-glutamyltransferase family protein; translation: MDYLYYPYPSQRMTTFASNGMVATSQPLAAQAGLDILKKGGNAIDAAIATAACLTVVEPTSNGIGSDAFAIVWTNGKLYGLNASGHSPKSISIEAVKERGYQEIPKHGWIPVTVPGAPAAWAALSKRFGKLPLTEVLKPAIEYAENGYPVSPTLGKYWKAAFQTYQKTLKGPEFASWFETFAPNGRAPKIGEKWASQDHANTLRLIAETNAESFYRGELAEKIAAYSKQYNGFLDLDDLAEYEPEWVEPISVHYRGYDVWEIPPNGQGLVALMALNIMKGFAVPEVPTVETYHQQIEAMKLAFADGKAYIADRRCMQHRVEELLSETFAETRRALIGEEALFPAPGTPPKGGTVYLATADGEGNMVSFIQSNYMGFGSGLVVPGTGIALQNRGHNFAFDEHHVNRLAPRKKPYHTIIPGFLTKGGEPVGPFGVMGGFMQPQGHLQVIMNTIDFHLNPQAALDAPRWQWTGGKNVLVEPHFPRHIAEALARKGHDIHVSLDAGTFGRGQIIWRDPRSGVLIGGTEPRTDGAVAAW
- a CDS encoding BsuPI-related putative proteinase inhibitor, with product MGKGRIIGLIGLAVGVTAIGMLFSGNGEERPKAKDDVSRAKSQVERGMIAGALEPSLTYEKKDGKYVVTFKVKNQTERMQIVTFTSGKKYDYILYRDGKKVKQFSEGKLFTQIYEERPLKQGEALVFKETFTDLPPGHYTLEWWLADKNWPNAKATITFTVE
- the spoIIID gene encoding sporulation transcriptional regulator SpoIIID: MHDYIKERTIKIGKYIVETRKTVRVIAKEFGVSKSTVHKDLTERLPEINPELAQEVKQILDYHKSIRHLRGGEATKKKYKKQAVKNN
- a CDS encoding rod shape-determining protein; protein product: MFSRDIGIDLGTANVLIFVRGKGIVLNEPSVVAIDKNTNRVLAVGEEARRMVGRTPGNIVAIRPLKDGVIADFDITEAMLKHFLSKLDVKGFFAKPRILICCPTNTTSVERKAIKEAAEKSGGKKVYLEEEPKVAAIGAGMDIFQPCGNMVVDIGGGTTDVAVLSMGDIVTASSIKMAGDKFDMEILNYIKREYKLLIGERTAEEIKIKVATVFPGARDEEIEVRGRDLVTGLPRTIAIRSAEIEKALREPVAMIVQAAKSVLERTPPELSADIIDRGVILTGGGALLHGIDQLLAEELKVPVFIAENPMDCVALGTGIMLENIDRAPGQQLV
- a CDS encoding flagellar hook-basal body protein, which translates into the protein MLRGLYTAASGMLTQQRRVEMLTNNIANANTPGYKADQAALRAFPELLLSRLDEETVPAKPPRSFPLQPAVGSFNTGVYMQELIPNFSQGDIKKTGQPTDIALVNGTLPVDAATGQRGALFFVVQNENGDIRYTRNGNFTINPQGFLTTNDGWYVLDENGRRIQLPSTNFTVSADGTITVANRRIARINIAFAANPNTLVKEGNGLFRSNNGTLPSALGNPNVTYTLKQGFIERSNVDLDRTMTELLSAYRAFEANQKIVQAYDRSMDKAVNEIGRLK
- a CDS encoding flagellar hook-basal body protein, translating into MLRSMLTAANTMNQLQKQLDVISNNIANSDTTGFKRRDTNFAELLAQQFNDLPNDSANRLTPPGVRFGVGARLAETNVVLTQGALTQTGRALDVALTKEDQFFRVLLHGENGAQEIGYTRAGAFYLTPSTATPNEWMLVTSDGNPVLDENNRPILLPDGFKDIRISNNGTLTATAPDGRVLARANLGITTMLRPQLLQSAGDNVFTLPNLNALNVNAADVAVNMTGNARAQIAMTQGALERSNVDLGTEMTDMMIAERAYQLNARAISLSEQMLGLINGIRSS
- a CDS encoding DNA-directed RNA polymerase subunit beta; translated protein: MNEQQREENRESKEKVQKDETRTERRFRFQRTRLIPIWLRLIIVAVLMAISLAAGAMIGYGAIGGRNPFEVFQRSTWQHIIDFVEKGTQRK
- the fabZ gene encoding 3-hydroxyacyl-ACP dehydratase FabZ, with protein sequence MLDIQQIQAIIPHRYPFLLVDRILEIEEGKRAVGIKNVSANEAFFAGHFPEYPVMPGVLIVEALAQVGAVAMLKKEENRGRLAFFTGIDNCRFKKQVKPGDQLRLEVEIIRARGTIGKGKGVATVDGELVCETELMFALGDKQGE
- a CDS encoding LytR family transcriptional regulator encodes the protein MRAKRRKKKKWLRWIGGIVAVLLIGTGAFAYSVYHNVKQTLNQMHEDVNWKSEKRNDEVSFEKKTPISILLIGVDERKGDRGRADSLIVMTVNPNKKSIEMVSVPRDTRTEIVGKGTKDKINHSYAFGGVEMTMATVEHFLDIPIDYYIKVNMESFRDIVNAVGGVTVDNPFAFTYEGTTFPKGKITLDGDKALKYSRMRKEDPRGDFGRQDRQKQIIQAIIEKGASFSSLANYSDVLAAIGKNIKTNLTFDEMKEIQANYKDARQHIEQLHITGQGTKINGIYYLLVPEKERLAISNKLKEHLELKTTS